From the genome of Arthrobacter alpinus, one region includes:
- the mshD gene encoding mycothiol synthase: MSPAKTGSWPVTVITGTPDPDALRDIFSVVDAAEDTDGNPPLSEQTLVELRSKSAGAHNLLVLTAHAPEENSVTEGEDLAGVAVVVLDGSEGVLEIVVHPTYRNGGVGAMLVDKLLEARGLHGLKAWSHGGHEAAADLAASYGFRAIRELWRMRLVRASLSDAPSTNLSTPSGVRLRTFVPHQDEAAWLAANAAAFAHHPEQGAMTLSDLQARMAEPWFDPNGFFLAVDGNGEILGFHWTKVHPSRAGQEAMGEVYVVGVTPAAQGMGLGKTLTLQGIEYLQRSGLQAIMLYVDADNEAAVALYRKLGFTKWDSDVMYGPMAAS, encoded by the coding sequence ATGAGCCCCGCAAAGACTGGCAGCTGGCCCGTTACGGTAATCACGGGTACCCCCGACCCCGATGCACTCCGCGACATTTTCTCCGTGGTTGACGCCGCCGAGGACACCGACGGAAATCCCCCTCTCTCCGAGCAAACCCTTGTTGAATTGAGGTCTAAAAGCGCCGGCGCCCACAACCTCCTGGTCCTGACGGCGCATGCCCCTGAGGAGAACTCCGTCACCGAAGGTGAAGACCTGGCAGGGGTGGCCGTCGTCGTGCTCGACGGCAGTGAAGGCGTGCTGGAGATCGTGGTGCACCCCACCTACCGGAATGGGGGCGTCGGCGCCATGCTGGTGGATAAATTGCTGGAAGCAAGGGGGCTGCACGGCCTGAAAGCGTGGTCGCACGGCGGTCACGAGGCCGCAGCCGACCTCGCCGCAAGCTACGGTTTCCGGGCCATCCGTGAACTCTGGCGGATGCGTCTTGTCCGGGCCAGTCTCTCGGATGCGCCGTCCACCAACCTTTCAACGCCCAGCGGCGTAAGGTTGCGCACTTTTGTACCGCATCAAGACGAAGCGGCGTGGCTGGCGGCCAATGCCGCGGCTTTTGCTCACCACCCCGAACAGGGTGCCATGACCCTTTCCGATTTGCAGGCGCGCATGGCCGAGCCATGGTTTGACCCCAACGGTTTCTTTCTGGCCGTCGACGGCAACGGCGAGATCTTAGGCTTCCACTGGACCAAGGTGCACCCCTCCCGCGCAGGCCAGGAAGCCATGGGCGAGGTCTATGTTGTGGGCGTCACCCCGGCAGCGCAAGGAATGGGGTTGGGCAAAACGCTGACCTTGCAGGGCATCGAGTACCTGCAACGCTCAGGGTTGCAGGCGATCATGCTGTACGTGGATGCCGACAACGAGGCTGCCGTGGCGCTTTACCGCAAACTCGGGTTCACAAAATGGGACTCCGATGTCATGTATGGACCCATGGCCGCGTCCTAG
- a CDS encoding RNA degradosome polyphosphate kinase — protein MKREYKGPVQTAASFGRERFGSGEVPAARATQDRIDIPEFEPNLIPEGDISPDRFLDRELSWLAFNARVLELAEDPSLFLLERVNFLSIFASNLDEFFMVRVAGLKRRIATGLAVPSPAGLSPIEVLEQISDAAHELQSRHAQVFAGQIRPALAYEHIHLVHWQELDDTAKIALSTMFAEKIFPILTPLAVDPAHPFPYISGLSLNLAVVVRNPVSDKELFARLKVPDLLPRLVSVDGPRAGTVPGRVARFIPLEEVIAEHLGQLFPGMEVLEHHTFRVTRNEDLEVEEDDAENLLQALEKELLRRKFGPPVRLEVTTDINPNILALLVRELDIEDTEVYSLPAPLDLRGLSIIGGIDRSDLRYPKHVAHTSRDLNESETSKAANVFAAMRRRDILLHHPYDSFSTSVQAFLEQAAADPKVRAIKQTLYRTSGDSPIVDALVDAAEAGKQVLALVEIKARFDEQANISWARKLEQAGVHVVYGIVGLKTHCKLSLVVRQEQDGLRRYCHIGTGNYHPRTARYYEDLGLLTADNQVGEDLSKLFNQLSGYAPKSTFDRLLVAPRSVRSGLIERIDAEIANKKAGRPAQVRFKVNSMVDEAIIDSLYRASQAGVEVGIIVRGICSLRPGVPGLSENITVRSVLGRFLEHSRVFTFANAGDPVVYIGSADMMHRNLDRRVEALVRLSNTEDIAEVNTLLDRYLDPGTASWHLDVDGLWTRRHLDADGNPLEDVQSWLLAGRSRQRSTLRR, from the coding sequence ATGAAACGCGAATACAAGGGACCTGTACAGACCGCGGCGTCGTTTGGGCGGGAACGCTTCGGATCAGGCGAAGTCCCAGCGGCCCGTGCCACGCAGGACCGTATCGACATCCCCGAGTTTGAGCCGAATCTTATCCCTGAGGGTGACATCAGCCCCGACAGGTTCCTTGACCGTGAGCTGAGCTGGCTGGCATTCAACGCCAGGGTCCTGGAACTGGCTGAGGACCCGAGCCTATTCCTGCTGGAGCGTGTGAACTTCCTGTCCATCTTCGCGTCCAACCTGGACGAGTTCTTCATGGTCCGGGTTGCTGGCCTGAAGCGGCGCATCGCCACCGGTTTAGCGGTGCCCTCCCCCGCCGGTCTGAGTCCCATCGAGGTGTTGGAGCAGATCAGCGACGCCGCCCACGAGTTGCAGTCCAGGCACGCCCAAGTTTTTGCCGGTCAAATCCGCCCGGCGCTGGCCTACGAACACATCCATTTGGTGCATTGGCAAGAGTTGGATGACACCGCCAAGATTGCGCTCAGCACCATGTTTGCCGAGAAGATCTTCCCCATCCTCACCCCCCTGGCCGTTGACCCCGCCCATCCCTTCCCCTACATTTCAGGGCTCTCCTTGAACTTGGCCGTTGTGGTGCGCAACCCGGTCAGCGACAAAGAGCTCTTTGCCCGCTTGAAGGTGCCAGACCTACTGCCCCGCCTTGTTTCAGTTGACGGTCCGCGCGCGGGCACCGTACCTGGCCGGGTGGCCCGCTTCATCCCGCTCGAAGAGGTCATCGCGGAGCATTTGGGCCAGCTCTTTCCCGGTATGGAGGTGCTGGAGCACCATACTTTCCGGGTCACCCGCAATGAGGATCTTGAGGTTGAAGAGGACGACGCCGAGAACCTCCTGCAGGCGTTGGAAAAGGAACTGCTGCGCCGCAAGTTCGGCCCGCCGGTGCGCCTTGAGGTGACCACGGACATCAACCCGAATATCCTGGCCCTGCTGGTCCGGGAGCTGGACATTGAGGACACGGAAGTGTATTCGCTTCCGGCCCCGCTTGACCTGCGCGGCCTGTCGATCATTGGCGGCATTGACCGCAGCGATCTGCGCTACCCCAAGCATGTTGCCCACACCTCCCGCGACCTGAACGAGTCGGAGACTTCCAAGGCCGCCAACGTATTTGCTGCCATGCGCCGCAGGGATATCCTCCTGCACCACCCCTACGACTCCTTCTCCACCTCGGTGCAGGCATTCTTAGAGCAAGCCGCTGCCGATCCTAAGGTGCGCGCCATCAAGCAGACCCTGTACCGCACCTCCGGCGACTCCCCCATTGTGGACGCACTGGTGGATGCTGCCGAGGCTGGCAAACAGGTGCTGGCCCTAGTGGAGATCAAGGCCCGCTTTGACGAGCAGGCCAACATCTCCTGGGCCCGCAAACTTGAACAGGCCGGGGTGCACGTGGTGTACGGCATTGTGGGGCTTAAGACGCACTGCAAGCTATCACTGGTGGTACGGCAGGAGCAGGACGGCTTGCGCCGCTACTGTCACATTGGCACCGGAAATTACCATCCTCGAACTGCCCGCTACTATGAGGACCTGGGCCTGTTAACGGCGGACAATCAGGTGGGCGAGGACCTGTCCAAGCTGTTCAATCAGCTCTCCGGATACGCCCCTAAATCAACCTTCGACAGGCTGCTGGTGGCGCCACGTTCGGTGCGCTCAGGACTGATCGAACGCATTGATGCGGAAATCGCCAACAAGAAGGCCGGGCGCCCAGCCCAAGTGCGTTTCAAGGTCAATTCGATGGTCGATGAAGCCATCATCGACTCCCTGTACCGGGCCTCCCAGGCCGGCGTTGAGGTGGGCATCATCGTCCGCGGCATCTGCTCCCTGCGGCCGGGCGTTCCCGGGCTTAGCGAAAACATCACGGTGCGTTCGGTGCTGGGCCGGTTCCTGGAGCACTCCCGCGTGTTCACCTTTGCCAACGCCGGCGACCCGGTGGTCTACATCGGATCGGCCGACATGATGCACCGCAATCTTGACCGCCGCGTGGAAGCCCTGGTCCGACTCTCCAACACGGAGGACATTGCCGAGGTCAACACCTTACTTGATCGCTACCTTGACCCGGGCACCGCCAGCTGGCATTTAGACGTTGACGGGTTGTGGACGCGCCGCCACCTAGACGCCGATGGAAACCCGCTGGAGGACGTCCAGTCCTGGCTGCTGGCGGGCCGTTCACGACAGCGCTCGACCCTTCGCCGGTAA
- a CDS encoding NUDIX hydrolase, translated as MRSTEHLQDMAPDGESGVSVYAAGALCWRVKKKKLELLLIHRQRYDDWSWPKGKLDKGETLSECAVREVYEEVGLPITLGIPLPTIRYAVKPGVKEVHYWAAAVDDMPPMPDGKEVDTALWCSPNKARGLLSNPSDIEPLEALIAAHEADALGTWPLLIVRHAKAKPRSAWTRAEGERPLAATGKRQALYLQRLLMSWHPAKILTSGWMRCIATISPYAQATKAKVKVVPCLTEADHKRNPAKAGAVVERLLAKSSAVAVCTHRPVLPTILGALAARMDPALAAKLPIADPYLAPGEVLVAHVSIAEPGRIVALERHKPYED; from the coding sequence ATGCGCAGCACTGAACATTTACAGGACATGGCACCCGACGGTGAGTCGGGAGTGTCCGTATACGCCGCCGGTGCACTGTGCTGGCGGGTGAAGAAAAAGAAGCTGGAACTTCTACTCATTCACCGCCAGCGTTACGACGATTGGTCCTGGCCCAAGGGCAAGCTGGACAAGGGTGAGACATTATCCGAGTGTGCCGTGCGGGAAGTGTATGAGGAGGTTGGCCTGCCCATCACCTTGGGCATTCCGCTACCCACCATCCGCTACGCGGTCAAGCCTGGCGTGAAGGAAGTCCACTACTGGGCTGCCGCTGTTGATGACATGCCGCCAATGCCCGACGGGAAAGAAGTGGACACGGCGCTCTGGTGCAGTCCCAACAAGGCGCGCGGCCTGCTGTCCAACCCATCCGACATCGAACCGTTGGAGGCGTTGATCGCCGCCCATGAGGCCGATGCTTTGGGAACGTGGCCGTTGCTGATAGTCAGGCATGCCAAGGCTAAACCACGCTCGGCATGGACACGGGCCGAGGGTGAACGCCCGCTGGCGGCCACGGGCAAGCGTCAGGCCCTGTACCTCCAGCGCCTGCTGATGTCCTGGCATCCGGCCAAGATCCTCACGAGCGGCTGGATGAGGTGCATTGCCACGATTTCCCCGTATGCCCAGGCAACCAAGGCCAAGGTCAAGGTGGTGCCTTGTCTGACCGAGGCCGATCACAAGCGAAACCCGGCAAAGGCTGGTGCCGTGGTTGAACGTTTGCTGGCCAAGTCCAGCGCCGTGGCAGTGTGCACGCACCGCCCAGTTTTGCCCACCATCTTGGGTGCACTGGCCGCCCGCATGGACCCGGCCCTGGCCGCGAAGCTGCCCATTGCCGACCCGTATCTTGCCCCGGGCGAGGTCCTGGTGGCCCATGTTTCGATCGCGGAGCCCGGCCGGATCGTGGCGCTGGAGCGGCACAAACCCTACGAGGACTGA
- a CDS encoding GntR family transcriptional regulator — MEAQIVIDLATATPPYEQIQGQISALIAVGELQAGARLPTVRSLAADLGVAAGTVARAYKELEAARIVITNRRQGTVVAGSRQARPPGAARAVGADGAVMAAVEHLIEEGERAGLDGTMLITLLQGRLNQRGK, encoded by the coding sequence ATGGAAGCCCAGATTGTCATCGACTTGGCAACAGCCACCCCGCCGTATGAGCAGATCCAGGGCCAGATCTCCGCGCTCATTGCGGTGGGCGAACTCCAGGCCGGTGCCCGGTTACCCACCGTCCGCAGCCTCGCAGCAGACCTCGGCGTGGCCGCCGGAACTGTTGCCCGGGCCTACAAGGAGCTGGAGGCGGCAAGAATTGTCATCACGAACCGACGGCAGGGCACGGTGGTGGCTGGGTCCCGACAGGCTCGACCGCCTGGGGCGGCTCGAGCAGTGGGAGCGGATGGGGCGGTGATGGCCGCCGTCGAACATCTCATTGAGGAAGGGGAACGGGCCGGTCTGGATGGCACGATGCTCATCACATTGCTGCAAGGTCGCCTGAACCAGCGCGGCAAGTAG
- a CDS encoding thymidylate synthase: MTILTPYEDMLRDVLANGTAKSDRTGTGTRSVFGRQLRFDLSESFPLITTKRVHFKSVAMELLWFLRGDSNVRWLQENGVKIWNEWADDDGELGPVYGVQWRSWPTPDGEHIDQIAAVIESLRENPDSRRHIVSAWNVGELKNMALPPCHAFFQFYVAPTQDGRGKLSCQLYQRSADTFLGVPFNIASYALLTMMVAHQLDMDPGEFIWTGGDVHIYDDHLAQVTEQLSREPYPCPQLRFTRKPDSIFEYTFADMELVNYQHHPTIKAPIAV, from the coding sequence GTGACTATTTTGACCCCCTATGAGGATATGCTGCGGGACGTACTGGCGAATGGCACCGCGAAATCGGACCGCACCGGCACCGGCACGCGCAGCGTTTTTGGCCGCCAGCTGCGCTTTGACCTCTCCGAAAGCTTCCCGCTGATCACCACCAAGCGGGTGCATTTCAAGTCCGTGGCGATGGAGCTGCTGTGGTTCCTGCGCGGGGATTCGAATGTGCGTTGGCTGCAGGAAAACGGTGTGAAGATCTGGAACGAATGGGCAGATGACGACGGCGAGCTGGGCCCGGTCTATGGCGTCCAGTGGCGCTCGTGGCCCACACCGGACGGCGAGCACATTGACCAGATTGCCGCCGTCATCGAGTCCCTGCGCGAGAACCCGGATTCGCGCCGGCACATTGTTTCGGCCTGGAATGTGGGCGAGCTGAAGAACATGGCGCTGCCGCCGTGTCACGCCTTCTTCCAGTTCTATGTTGCCCCCACCCAGGACGGCCGCGGCAAGCTCAGCTGCCAGCTGTACCAGCGCTCGGCCGACACCTTCTTGGGTGTCCCCTTCAACATCGCCTCCTACGCGCTGCTGACCATGATGGTGGCGCACCAGCTGGATATGGACCCCGGAGAGTTCATCTGGACCGGCGGCGACGTCCACATCTACGACGACCACCTCGCCCAGGTCACCGAGCAGCTCTCCCGTGAACCGTACCCGTGCCCACAACTTCGTTTCACGCGCAAGCCGGATTCTATTTTTGAGTACACCTTTGCAGACATGGAGCTGGTCAACTACCAGCACCACCCCACGATTAAGGCACCGATAGCCGTATGA
- a CDS encoding dihydrofolate reductase, translated as MSESHTLPTYYRFEQPIVGMIWAQTNQGIIGADGGMPWHLPEDMAHFKRVTLSHPVVMGRKTWDSFPEKFRPLPDRTNIVVTHQEGWAATPEARGAVVLESLDQALVEAQLSPGGNEVWVIGGRQVFDQVIEDCNVAIITVINTDVPGDTEAPGLGLEWSFRGASPKEGWHTAKNGTEYRFTLWAKGDSEFESPE; from the coding sequence ATGAGCGAGTCTCACACCCTGCCCACGTACTACCGTTTCGAGCAGCCCATCGTGGGTATGATCTGGGCCCAAACCAATCAGGGCATCATTGGCGCCGACGGTGGCATGCCCTGGCACCTGCCCGAGGACATGGCCCACTTCAAGCGCGTCACCCTCAGCCACCCCGTGGTCATGGGCCGCAAGACGTGGGACTCGTTCCCGGAAAAGTTCCGCCCGTTGCCAGACCGCACCAACATCGTGGTGACCCACCAAGAAGGCTGGGCAGCCACGCCCGAGGCGCGTGGCGCCGTCGTGCTTGAATCCTTGGATCAGGCGCTTGTAGAGGCGCAACTCTCCCCCGGCGGCAATGAGGTGTGGGTCATCGGTGGCAGGCAGGTGTTTGACCAGGTGATCGAGGATTGCAACGTTGCCATCATCACCGTTATTAACACGGACGTACCAGGGGATACGGAGGCACCCGGGCTGGGTCTTGAATGGTCCTTCCGCGGCGCCTCGCCAAAAGAGGGCTGGCACACCGCGAAGAATGGCACCGAATACCGTTTCACCCTGTGGGCCAAGGGCGATTCCGAGTTTGAGTCACCCGAGTAG
- a CDS encoding WXG100 family type VII secretion target has protein sequence MLGADVEELRALARDFSGKSQSLLQVKAALDGAVNQLPRYWQGPDAQRFAAQWRGSQSGVIARTAAMLDTTATELNKNALEQEQASAVSGAGGPGGAGGGGASNPWGPDWLAKDSHFRDNWKHYGNVKNVASLPKNLWGLGWMGASKNWDFFTDSAQWAKLTGRSAPFNIMDSTTDLLGMKNLNKYFPQLNSMKGFFAESSVLFKDSKLDWLGKGGLGRGLGWLGVGLSGYDTVKNIAEGDVGGASYSFAKTALGVACFLPPPAGTVAQVVSAGWAIYEIPAVKEFVDGGVKAVGDAVANAAQSAVAETAKFANSVNEGINDLGNSAAKFLGFG, from the coding sequence ATGCTTGGCGCCGATGTCGAGGAGCTTCGCGCACTGGCCCGGGACTTCTCGGGCAAGTCGCAGTCTCTCCTCCAAGTGAAGGCGGCGCTCGACGGCGCCGTGAACCAACTCCCGCGCTATTGGCAGGGGCCTGACGCGCAGCGTTTCGCCGCCCAGTGGCGCGGTTCGCAAAGCGGCGTTATTGCCCGCACGGCGGCCATGCTGGACACCACTGCCACCGAGCTGAACAAGAATGCCCTGGAACAGGAACAGGCGAGCGCCGTTTCAGGGGCCGGCGGACCGGGTGGCGCTGGCGGGGGCGGTGCATCCAATCCGTGGGGCCCGGACTGGCTCGCGAAAGATTCGCACTTCCGAGACAACTGGAAGCACTACGGCAATGTCAAGAACGTAGCTTCCCTGCCGAAGAACCTGTGGGGGCTCGGGTGGATGGGCGCCAGCAAGAACTGGGACTTCTTCACCGACTCGGCCCAATGGGCAAAGCTGACTGGTCGCAGCGCGCCCTTCAACATCATGGATTCCACGACCGACTTGTTGGGCATGAAGAATCTCAACAAGTACTTCCCCCAGCTGAACTCCATGAAGGGCTTCTTTGCTGAATCCTCGGTGCTCTTCAAGGATTCCAAACTTGATTGGCTGGGCAAGGGGGGATTGGGCCGGGGGTTGGGCTGGCTCGGCGTTGGTCTGAGTGGTTACGACACGGTCAAAAATATCGCCGAAGGTGACGTTGGAGGTGCCAGCTACTCGTTTGCCAAGACGGCGCTGGGTGTGGCTTGCTTCCTGCCGCCACCGGCTGGAACCGTAGCGCAGGTGGTCAGTGCAGGCTGGGCCATCTATGAAATTCCCGCGGTGAAAGAGTTCGTCGACGGCGGTGTCAAGGCTGTGGGCGACGCGGTCGCCAACGCTGCGCAATCCGCAGTTGCGGAGACCGCCAAGTTTGCCAACAGTGTCAATGAAGGCATCAATGATCTTGGAAACAGTGCCGCGAAATTCCTTGGATTTGGCTAG
- the asd gene encoding aspartate-semialdehyde dehydrogenase: MTNNSVPSVGLVGWRGMVGSVLLQRMQDEGDFGNINPVFFSTSNAGGNSPAITGGDSGRLEDAFDIDTLAKLPIIVTAQGGDYTSRVHTELRNRGWDGLWMDAASTLRMNDDSIIVLDPINRDVIDAGLANGTKDFIGGNCTVSCMLMGLGGLFKNGLVEWGTSMTYQAASGGGARHMRELLNQFGTLNSEVASELDDPASAILEIDRKVLAHQRDGVDSSQFGAPLAGSLIPWIDADLGNGQSKEEWKAGVETNKILGNTDANKVIMDGLCVRIGAMRSHSQALTLKLREDLSVAEIESILANDNEWAKVIPNTKEASMADLTPVAASGTLDIPVGRIRKMEMGPEYISAFTVGDQLLWGAAEPLRRMVKIAVGTL, encoded by the coding sequence ATGACCAATAACAGTGTTCCTTCCGTCGGCCTGGTTGGCTGGCGTGGCATGGTCGGTTCCGTTCTGCTGCAGCGTATGCAGGACGAAGGCGACTTCGGCAATATCAACCCCGTCTTCTTCTCCACCTCGAATGCTGGCGGCAACTCCCCGGCAATTACCGGCGGCGACTCCGGCAGGCTCGAAGACGCCTTTGACATTGACACGTTGGCCAAGCTGCCCATTATTGTCACCGCCCAGGGTGGCGACTACACCTCCCGGGTGCACACTGAGCTGCGCAACCGCGGCTGGGATGGGCTCTGGATGGATGCGGCCTCCACACTGCGAATGAACGACGACTCGATCATTGTGCTGGACCCCATCAACCGTGACGTCATCGACGCCGGCCTCGCCAACGGCACGAAGGATTTCATCGGCGGCAACTGCACAGTCTCCTGCATGCTCATGGGTCTGGGTGGATTGTTCAAGAACGGCTTGGTCGAGTGGGGAACCTCCATGACCTACCAGGCTGCATCTGGTGGCGGCGCGCGCCACATGCGTGAGCTCCTGAACCAGTTCGGTACGCTCAACTCTGAGGTTGCCAGCGAACTTGACGACCCGGCGTCGGCCATCCTGGAAATTGACCGGAAGGTCCTGGCCCACCAGCGCGATGGCGTGGATTCTTCCCAGTTTGGCGCTCCGCTGGCCGGTTCCTTGATCCCCTGGATCGACGCGGACCTGGGCAACGGGCAGTCCAAGGAGGAGTGGAAGGCAGGGGTGGAGACCAACAAGATCCTGGGCAACACCGACGCCAACAAGGTCATCATGGACGGTCTGTGCGTGCGCATCGGCGCCATGCGCTCCCACTCCCAGGCCCTGACCCTGAAGCTCCGCGAGGACCTTTCCGTTGCTGAAATCGAATCGATTCTGGCCAACGACAACGAGTGGGCCAAGGTCATCCCCAACACCAAGGAAGCCTCCATGGCCGATCTGACGCCCGTCGCGGCGTCCGGCACCCTGGACATCCCCGTGGGCCGTATCCGCAAGATGGAGATGGGCCCGGAGTACATCAGCGCGTTCACGGTGGGCGACCAGCTCCTCTGGGGTGCCGCCGAGCCGCTGCGCCGCATGGTCAAGATCGCCGTCGGCACGCTCTAG
- a CDS encoding winged helix DNA-binding domain-containing protein, which produces MTPGVTPSTIARLRLAAQWIRPALLKASTIPTPGPVDVVRSLTALQGQDFPGALWAIGLRSPGRTRTDVTAAFNRGELVRSCPLRGTLHVTVAEDLGWILSLTAGRMLQGQATRHRQLGITTSDLEHVRGLALTLLEQSGGKSTRETLLAAFEQAGQGTKAQRGYHFLFLLCLKQTLVQGPVNPDGNGNTQFYVSSQDWIKNPRTLERDEALAELALRYFRSHGPATIKDFQWWSKLTIKDINAGLAQARAGLETIECNGSSYFMAPETAELLGGASGKSVQRRAVPPGARSVLLLPGFDEYLLGYTDRSAALAPEHAHLTVPGNNGMFKATVVVGGRVAGTWRKAQGAAEKQSQLSGVVLPELFGVLSPAQSKALENSAQAYKRYLT; this is translated from the coding sequence ATGACACCTGGCGTCACCCCCTCCACGATCGCCCGGCTCCGGCTGGCAGCACAATGGATCAGGCCCGCATTGCTCAAAGCGTCCACCATTCCCACACCGGGACCGGTGGACGTTGTTCGTTCCCTGACCGCGCTGCAGGGGCAGGACTTCCCGGGCGCACTGTGGGCCATCGGGTTACGTTCCCCGGGGCGCACCCGCACCGACGTCACAGCCGCCTTCAACCGCGGCGAACTCGTCCGCTCCTGCCCCCTGCGCGGCACCCTGCACGTCACCGTAGCCGAGGACCTCGGCTGGATCCTCTCACTCACCGCCGGGCGCATGTTGCAGGGCCAGGCCACGCGCCACCGCCAGCTAGGAATTACGACGTCGGACCTCGAGCACGTGCGAGGCCTGGCCCTTACGCTGCTGGAACAGTCGGGCGGAAAGTCGACGCGTGAGACGCTGTTGGCCGCATTCGAGCAGGCAGGCCAAGGAACAAAAGCCCAGCGCGGCTATCACTTCCTGTTCCTGCTGTGCCTGAAGCAGACGCTGGTGCAGGGGCCCGTGAACCCGGACGGCAACGGCAACACCCAGTTCTACGTCAGCTCACAAGACTGGATCAAGAATCCGCGCACCCTGGAACGGGATGAAGCCCTTGCGGAGCTGGCCCTGCGCTACTTCCGCAGCCACGGGCCGGCAACCATCAAGGACTTTCAGTGGTGGTCAAAGCTGACGATCAAGGACATTAACGCCGGGCTGGCGCAGGCAAGGGCAGGGCTGGAAACCATTGAATGCAACGGCTCCAGCTACTTTATGGCGCCGGAAACCGCAGAACTCCTCGGCGGTGCATCCGGTAAATCGGTGCAGCGCAGGGCGGTGCCACCTGGCGCCCGTTCGGTGCTCCTGCTCCCGGGCTTCGACGAGTATCTGCTCGGCTACACGGACCGCAGTGCAGCACTGGCCCCGGAACACGCACACCTGACGGTGCCGGGTAACAACGGCATGTTCAAGGCAACGGTGGTGGTCGGCGGCAGGGTGGCCGGGACCTGGCGCAAGGCGCAAGGTGCGGCGGAGAAACAAAGCCAACTCTCCGGCGTCGTGCTTCCAGAACTGTTTGGCGTGCTCAGCCCGGCCCAAAGCAAGGCGCTGGAGAATTCTGCACAAGCCTACAAACGCTACTTAACTTAA
- a CDS encoding fatty acid desaturase family protein, giving the protein MSSATLDSPDVLDESTVLTKPAKKRPARDRHVTDFIQLAEEVRATGLMNRDIKWYVARFIRQGIGYSAVLALFLTLGQSWWQMVTAVLLGFMCTHTAFISHDAAHRQVFASAKKNAWLARIAGNLFVGMSYGWWMNKHGKHHLNPNKVGVDGDIDPGVIVFDPDNAAKRKGFAKWFAARQGYFLFPLLSLVALDLHIASVKRVFDRTQVVPQRKAEIALLVVRLVILPAFTIFFLGWGIGLAFIAVHVMTLGVYMGGSFAPNHKGMPLVPKDVKIDFMRRQTLMSRNITGGWWVDAGMGGLNYQIEHHLFPTMSSRNLKAVQPMVRAYCAERNITYTETTLGQSYMIVMRYLNRVGLGQRDPFECPITANMRSAR; this is encoded by the coding sequence ATGTCGTCGGCAACACTTGACAGCCCGGATGTATTGGACGAGAGCACTGTTCTAACCAAGCCAGCCAAAAAGCGCCCCGCCCGCGACCGCCACGTCACCGACTTTATCCAGCTGGCCGAAGAGGTGCGCGCCACCGGTCTGATGAACCGTGACATCAAATGGTATGTGGCGCGCTTTATCCGCCAGGGCATTGGATACTCGGCGGTCCTGGCCTTGTTCCTGACGCTCGGGCAGAGCTGGTGGCAGATGGTCACCGCGGTGCTGCTTGGCTTCATGTGCACGCACACCGCGTTCATCTCACACGACGCCGCCCACCGCCAGGTCTTCGCCTCGGCCAAGAAGAACGCCTGGCTTGCCCGCATCGCCGGCAACCTTTTTGTGGGCATGAGCTATGGCTGGTGGATGAACAAGCACGGCAAGCACCACCTGAACCCCAACAAGGTCGGTGTCGATGGTGACATAGACCCCGGCGTCATCGTGTTCGACCCCGACAACGCTGCCAAGCGCAAGGGGTTTGCCAAGTGGTTTGCTGCCCGCCAAGGCTACTTCCTGTTCCCGCTGCTCTCACTTGTTGCACTGGATCTGCACATTGCCTCTGTCAAGCGCGTGTTTGACCGCACTCAGGTTGTCCCGCAACGCAAGGCGGAGATCGCCTTGCTGGTGGTTCGCCTGGTCATCCTTCCCGCCTTCACCATCTTCTTCCTCGGTTGGGGCATCGGGCTGGCGTTTATCGCCGTGCACGTCATGACCCTGGGCGTCTACATGGGCGGCTCCTTCGCCCCGAACCACAAGGGCATGCCGTTGGTCCCCAAGGACGTCAAGATCGACTTCATGCGCCGCCAGACGCTCATGAGCCGCAACATCACCGGCGGTTGGTGGGTTGATGCCGGCATGGGCGGGCTGAACTACCAGATCGAACACCACCTTTTCCCCACCATGTCCTCCAGGAACCTGAAGGCCGTCCAGCCCATGGTCCGTGCCTACTGTGCGGAGCGGAACATCACGTACACCGAAACCACGCTGGGCCAGTCGTACATGATCGTGATGCGTTACCTGAACAGGGTTGGCCTGGGCCAGCGCGACCCCTTCGAATGCCCCATCACCGCAAATATGCGCTCCGCCCGCTAA